A window of Candidatus Woesearchaeota archaeon genomic DNA:
TTTGTTAATCCACATCAACAACTCAAAGGGAAAACTCCTGCTGAAGCAGCAGAGATTGATCTCCATTTAGGACAGAACAAGCTTCTTGATCTCATAAGATGGAGAGCAAAAATGCAGATGACGAAGAGATGACAATGTCTTTCCTTTAGGTCCTTTTCCTCCTGAAAGCCCTATTTGTGTTCCCGCAGTAATTTGATCTCCTTCTTTAACAAGTACTTCATCCATGTGAAGATATTGCGTTGTAATTCCATCACCATGCTCAATCGTGACACTGCCCCATCTTTTTGCATCTACATCTATAACGACACCATTCCCTACACTCAGGACAGGGGTGTGCCATGGCGCTTGAATATCTATACCTCCATGATGCTTTGATCCTTTCCCTCGCGCAACATGCTCTCCACGATATCCAAAACAAGAATTCACGAGTCTCGTATCATATTGCGCAGGCCATATCCTAAACGGTGGTTTTGCAGTGTACTCTACTTGTGGTTCTGCTTCAACACGCGTTGCTTCATCTTTTCCTTCAGTAATATTTTCTTTTATGAGTGTCGTTGTGCTTGCAACTCCTGTTAAACTGAGATGCAGACAACTTCCAAGAAGAAGCATTCCCGCAGGAATTGTCGTGCTATATTTCATTTCTGGCATTTTTTCCGCTGCTGTTTTTCCTGTCATAAAAGAAGCAATGGATAATATTGTTGTGTAGAGAAAAGGCGCATCAGTGACATAAGCAAGGAGAGTTCCTGCAGTTATCGCACTCGCTGTTCGCGCAACTTTTTGGACAATCTCTCGCTGATTTTTTCTTATGTAACTTTCTCTTTGTATCTCGGGGATTAAGAAATCTACAGCTATGCTTGCATAGCGAAGCGCAAAGCTTCCCGCAAGTCCTGCTGCAACTGCTTCTCCTTCTGAGAGCTCTGGAGATGGAGTCTCCATAATTTTAAGACCCAGCGCATACATTGTTGCAGGGATGAGTGATCCAATAGCATAATGCAGTGCTTCCCAATTTCCGTAGATGAGATCACTTAACTCTCGTCTCGGTTTTATTGTTCTTTCTTTTAC
This region includes:
- a CDS encoding M23 family metallopeptidase, which gives rise to MSLGNGNNNKMARRERVKERTIKPRRELSDLIYGNWEALHYAIGSLIPATMYALGLKIMETPSPELSEGEAVAAGLAGSFALRYASIAVDFLIPEIQRESYIRKNQREIVQKVARTASAITAGTLLAYVTDAPFLYTTILSIASFMTGKTAAEKMPEMKYSTTIPAGMLLLGSCLHLSLTGVASTTTLIKENITEGKDEATRVEAEPQVEYTAKPPFRIWPAQYDTRLVNSCFGYRGEHVARGKGSKHHGGIDIQAPWHTPVLSVGNGVVIDVDAKRWGSVTIEHGDGITTQYLHMDEVLVKEGDQITAGTQIGLSGGKGPKGKTLSSLRHLHFCSPSYEIKKLVLS